The genome window GACGGACGCGAGATGACCGCAAACGGAAGAACGCCCGGTCGCGACGATCGCGGCACCTTGACGATCGTGATGGCCGGCAGCGTCGTGCTCGCGCTGGCGTTCGGCGTGCGCGCGGTCTTCGGCGGGATCGTCCAGCCCTTGTCGGACGACCTGTTCGGCGGCCGGATCGAGGTGTTCTCGCTTTCGATCGCCATTCAGAATCTGGTCTGGGGCCTCGCGCAGCCGGGCTTCGGGATCGTCGCCGACAGGTTCGGCGACCGGCGCGCCTTGTGGCTCGGGTTCGTCTGCTACGTCGCCGGGATGCTGATCTGCGTCGTGGGCACCACGCCGTTCGCGCAGCATCTCGGCGCGGGCGTGCTCGTGGGCATGGGGATTTCCGGCACCGCGTTCGGGGTCGTCCTGGCGGTGGTCGGGCGGGCGGCGCCGGAGGAGAAACGCGGCCGCTATCTCGGGATCACCTCGGCCATGGGGTCCACCGGACAGGTCGTCCTGCCGCTTCTGGTGTCGTGGTTGGTCTCGTGGGTCGACTGGCGGACGACGCTGGTCGTCGTCACCTTTGCGCTCGCCCCCATGGCTCTGTGCATTCCCTTTCTCCGCGCGCAAGCCGGTTCGAACCTGCGCGGTGCGGACGGCGTTTCGATCGCGCAGACGGTCGGAAGGGCGTTCGGACACTCCAGCTATACGGCGCTCAGCGCCGGGTTCTTCGTCTGCGGCTTCCATCTCGCCTTCATCACCGCGCACCTGCCGACCTACGTTCAGAATTTCTGCGTCGCGCCGGCATCCGCCGCGGAATTGCGCGCGCTGGGGCTTCAGGCCCTCGCGCTCGCCGGTTTCGCCAACGTCTTCGGCACCCTCTACGCATCGCATCTGGGCGCCCGGTTTCCGAAGCCGTATGTGCTCGCCGCGACCTACGCGCTGCGGGCGCTCGCGATCCTGATCTTCATCTCCCTGCCGGTGACGCCGACATCGGTGATGGTGTTCGCGCTGGCGATGGGCGGGCTCTGGCTGTCGACCGTTCCACTGACGAGCGCGCTGATCTTGACGATGTTCGGACCGCGCGCGACGGGAACCCTGTTCGGCTTCGTGTTTCTGAGCCATCAGCTCGGCGGGTTCGCGGGGGTGTGGCTCGGGGGCGTGGCCTTCGACCGTTACGCCAGTTACGACCAAATCTGGTATCTCGCGATCGGCCTCGGCATTCTCTCGGCCGTCGTGCACCTTTTCGTTCGGGAGCGTGCGGCGCCGCGCGTGGGGCTGGCCCATGGCGGATGAGCTTCTTCTGCTCTGGCTCGCGGCGTTTCCGCTGATGGGAAGTCCCGGACCGGCGACGATGAGCCTGGCCGGTCTCGGCACGGCCTTCGGTTTCCGCCGGAGCCTCGGCTACCTCGTCGGCATCGTCGCGGGCACGACCGTGGTCCTGCTGATGATCGCGACGGGCGTGACCGCCCTCGTCCTCGCTCAGCCGATCCTGCTCACGGCGCTGACGCTCCTTGCCGGGGTCTACATCCTCTATCTCGCCTGGAAGATCGCCACGGCGCCGGTCGGGCCGCTCGCGCCGCGTTCGGCGCAGGCTCCGGCGTTCGTTCCGGGCTTCGGTCTGGCGATTGCGAATCCGAAGGCCTTCGCCGCGATCGGGGCGGTCTATGCGGGGCACACCGTCGTCGCGGACGATCTCGCCGCCGACGCGGTCTATAAACTGGCCGCGCTCGCGCTCGTCATCGTCGTCGTCAACACCGCATGGCTGGCGTTCGGCGCGATCTTTTCGAGAATGTTGACGAATCCCGCGATCGGACGCGCCGTGAACGTGATGTTCGCCGTGATGCTGGTGGCGTCCGTCGGGTTCGCCCTGCTCGCCGCCTGACGACGGTCGTCGGCCTCCCCGGGGGGACGGAATTCATCGGGAATGCCCGCCACGATGCCGACCGTCTCGGGCCGGATCTCCGGCGCGGCCGAAGAGATTTTCCGCCATGAAGTCGACGAAGACGCGCAGCTTCGGCGACAGGTACCGGCTCGACGGCCAAAGGATGCGGAAGGTTCCGGAATGCCGGATCGCGCCGTCGAGGACGCTGACGAGCGTTCCCTCCGAGAGCCGGTCGCGCACCGCGAAATCCGGTAGACAGGCGAGCCCGAGGCCGCGCTCGGCCATATCCAGCAGAG of uncultured Alphaproteobacteria bacterium contains these proteins:
- a CDS encoding Transmembrane transporter, major facilitator family protein codes for the protein MTANGRTPGRDDRGTLTIVMAGSVVLALAFGVRAVFGGIVQPLSDDLFGGRIEVFSLSIAIQNLVWGLAQPGFGIVADRFGDRRALWLGFVCYVAGMLICVVGTTPFAQHLGAGVLVGMGISGTAFGVVLAVVGRAAPEEKRGRYLGITSAMGSTGQVVLPLLVSWLVSWVDWRTTLVVVTFALAPMALCIPFLRAQAGSNLRGADGVSIAQTVGRAFGHSSYTALSAGFFVCGFHLAFITAHLPTYVQNFCVAPASAAELRALGLQALALAGFANVFGTLYASHLGARFPKPYVLAATYALRALAILIFISLPVTPTSVMVFALAMGGLWLSTVPLTSALILTMFGPRATGTLFGFVFLSHQLGGFAGVWLGGVAFDRYASYDQIWYLAIGLGILSAVVHLFVRERAAPRVGLAHGG
- a CDS encoding Amino acid efflux protein, translated to MADELLLLWLAAFPLMGSPGPATMSLAGLGTAFGFRRSLGYLVGIVAGTTVVLLMIATGVTALVLAQPILLTALTLLAGVYILYLAWKIATAPVGPLAPRSAQAPAFVPGFGLAIANPKAFAAIGAVYAGHTVVADDLAADAVYKLAALALVIVVVNTAWLAFGAIFSRMLTNPAIGRAVNVMFAVMLVASVGFALLAA